One Phocaeicola dorei genomic region harbors:
- a CDS encoding glycoside hydrolase family 97 protein: protein MKAYSYYVLFLLVVFCGCSRPTELTSPDGNIKLVFNLNEAGEMTYGVSVGGNPFITPSVMGFEGRDGVNLSKGFLIESTEYTTKDETWTQPWGENKSIRNHYNEMAVRLKDQANTQLTLRFRVFDDGLGFRYEYQVPQVDSVFVMDELTSFNLAQDGKSWSIPASFETYELLYRTLPVSKVDNANTPMTFKTDNGVYASIHEAALTDFPEMTLKHTEGCHFKSELASWPDGVKARFAGGTFVTPWRSIQIAPKAVGLINSGLILNLNEPCVLEGDLSWIRPMKYVGIWWGMHLGVETWTMDERHGATTANAKRYIDFAAANNIEAVMFEGWNEGWESWGGMQTFDYTKPYADFDMAEVARYAKEKGIEIIGHHETGGNIFNYERQLDNAYKWYADLGVHSVKTGYAGGLPGGHSHHGQFNVRHYRKVVQTAAGYHTTVNAHEPIKDTGIRRTYPNMMTREGARGMEWNGWSEGNPPEHHELLPFTRLLGGPMDYTPGTFDILYEKTRNSPRRKKWNDLDKGNSRVNTTLAKQIANWVIIYSPLQMASDMIENYEGHPAFQFFRDFDADCDWSEALQGEPGEFVAVVRKAKDNYFLGATTNEEARTLTIPLDFLEKDKKYHAVIYADGEDADWKTNPTSYQIKDREVTAADTLSVVMAKGGGQAVSFIPVTD from the coding sequence ATGAAGGCATACAGTTACTATGTATTATTTTTGTTAGTCGTGTTTTGTGGGTGTTCTCGCCCCACAGAATTGACATCGCCGGATGGCAATATAAAATTAGTATTCAATCTCAATGAAGCGGGAGAGATGACCTACGGAGTTTCTGTAGGAGGGAATCCATTCATCACCCCCTCCGTTATGGGCTTTGAAGGCCGTGACGGGGTAAATCTTTCCAAAGGTTTTCTGATAGAAAGTACCGAGTACACCACAAAGGATGAAACTTGGACCCAACCTTGGGGAGAAAATAAATCAATCCGGAACCATTATAACGAAATGGCCGTGCGTTTGAAAGACCAGGCAAATACACAGCTGACCCTCCGTTTCCGCGTGTTCGATGACGGCCTGGGCTTCCGCTATGAATATCAAGTACCCCAAGTGGACAGTGTGTTCGTAATGGATGAGCTCACTTCATTTAATTTGGCACAAGACGGCAAGTCATGGTCTATTCCCGCCAGTTTTGAAACCTACGAATTGCTGTATCGCACCCTGCCCGTCAGCAAGGTGGATAATGCCAATACCCCGATGACTTTCAAAACAGATAACGGGGTATATGCCAGTATCCACGAAGCAGCTTTGACCGATTTCCCCGAAATGACTTTGAAGCATACCGAAGGTTGTCACTTCAAATCGGAACTGGCTTCCTGGCCCGATGGGGTGAAAGCCCGTTTTGCCGGAGGGACTTTCGTGACTCCGTGGCGCAGTATTCAGATAGCTCCCAAAGCGGTAGGTCTGATAAACTCCGGCCTGATACTGAATCTGAATGAGCCTTGTGTGCTGGAGGGGGATTTGAGCTGGATACGTCCTATGAAATACGTAGGTATCTGGTGGGGAATGCATCTGGGAGTCGAAACGTGGACGATGGATGAACGCCACGGCGCCACCACCGCTAATGCCAAACGTTATATAGACTTTGCTGCTGCCAATAACATAGAAGCGGTAATGTTCGAGGGATGGAATGAAGGCTGGGAAAGTTGGGGCGGTATGCAGACTTTTGACTATACCAAACCCTACGCCGATTTTGATATGGCAGAGGTGGCACGTTATGCCAAGGAGAAAGGGATTGAAATAATCGGTCACCACGAAACAGGTGGCAATATCTTTAATTACGAACGCCAGTTGGACAATGCTTACAAATGGTATGCCGACTTGGGAGTGCACAGCGTGAAGACCGGTTATGCCGGAGGACTGCCGGGCGGTCACAGCCATCATGGACAGTTCAATGTACGCCATTACCGCAAGGTGGTGCAGACTGCCGCCGGTTATCATACAACCGTTAATGCCCACGAACCTATCAAAGATACAGGAATTCGTCGTACTTACCCCAATATGATGACACGGGAAGGCGCCCGCGGTATGGAGTGGAACGGATGGAGTGAAGGTAATCCTCCCGAGCATCACGAGTTATTGCCGTTTACCCGCTTGCTGGGCGGTCCGATGGATTATACGCCGGGTACTTTTGATATTCTTTATGAAAAGACACGCAATTCTCCCCGTCGCAAGAAATGGAATGACTTGGATAAAGGAAACAGCCGTGTGAATACCACCTTGGCAAAGCAGATTGCCAATTGGGTAATCATTTATTCTCCATTGCAAATGGCATCGGATATGATTGAGAATTATGAAGGGCATCCTGCTTTCCAGTTCTTCCGGGATTTTGATGCGGACTGTGACTGGTCTGAAGCCTTGCAGGGCGAACCGGGAGAGTTTGTAGCCGTAGTACGGAAAGCGAAAGACAATTATTTCTTAGGAGCCACGACCAATGAGGAAGCACGTACGCTGACCATTCCTCTGGATTTCCTTGAGAAAGATAAAAAATACCATGCGGTGATTTATGCTGATGGAGAAGATGCCGACTGGAAAACAAATCCTACTTCTTATCAGATTAAGGACAGAGAGGTGACAGCAGCCGATACCTTGTCTGTAGTCATGGCAAAAGGTGGTGGACAAGCGGTAAGCTTTATTCCTGTAACTGACTGA
- a CDS encoding helix-turn-helix domain-containing protein: protein MQSYRVPIILLFHYSGKNFHYSWFFVIFAGNEREMTHTDFDGIIFADTLQEFNALRYAGRVIHILCSGGNMGFTFQDTRYNIAAGDYVILPNATLVSEFSDSEDFQGILMNLSDAFVSSIAIRSNYGIIGYLSLLQNPVMKLSSHDFQVCEQAMRCIRQRLKDKEHLFWEELMGSLLTAHILDLYDIHARSQNTMQVSERITVLLRNFIELLYNGEYIRNRDLDFYASRLCITPHYLSEICKKVSGKPATYWIDRFTLQEITRLLRQKELSLTTIAERMNFSSVSYFSRYVQKRMKTTPSEYRKDISVR, encoded by the coding sequence ATGCAAAGTTACAGGGTACCTATCATTTTATTGTTTCATTATTCGGGGAAGAATTTTCACTATTCGTGGTTTTTCGTTATTTTTGCAGGAAATGAAAGAGAAATGACACATACAGACTTCGACGGGATTATTTTTGCTGATACATTGCAGGAATTTAATGCTTTACGATATGCAGGAAGAGTAATCCATATTCTTTGCAGCGGAGGAAATATGGGTTTCACGTTTCAGGATACCCGTTATAACATCGCGGCCGGGGATTATGTAATTCTGCCCAACGCCACACTCGTATCGGAATTTTCGGACTCCGAAGACTTTCAAGGTATCCTGATGAACCTTTCGGATGCGTTCGTTTCCTCGATTGCTATTCGCAGCAATTACGGCATTATTGGGTATCTATCACTCTTGCAGAATCCGGTCATGAAACTTTCCTCTCATGATTTTCAAGTATGCGAGCAGGCAATGCGCTGTATCCGGCAACGTCTGAAAGATAAAGAGCATCTGTTTTGGGAAGAATTGATGGGAAGCCTGCTTACGGCGCACATCCTCGACCTTTATGATATTCATGCACGCAGTCAGAATACCATGCAGGTATCGGAGCGTATTACGGTCTTACTGCGAAATTTCATAGAACTGTTATATAACGGCGAATATATCCGAAATCGAGATCTCGATTTTTATGCATCCCGGCTTTGCATAACACCTCATTATCTGTCGGAGATATGTAAAAAGGTAAGCGGCAAACCTGCCACTTATTGGATTGATCGTTTTACTCTTCAAGAGATTACCCGCTTGCTGCGACAAAAAGAGTTGTCTTTAACTACGATTGCCGAGCGAATGAATTTCTCGTCTGTTTCTTATTTCAGTCGGTATGTGCAAAAGAGGATGAAGACAACACCGTCAGAGTATAGGAAAGATATATCTGTCCGCTAA
- a CDS encoding glycoside hydrolase family 130 protein, which produces MSELKIAGNPLPGMPWEERPEGCKNVMWRCSANPIIPRDLLPTSNSIFNSAVVPFGEGYAGVFRCDDTNRRMALHVGFSKDAVHWDINPEKLQFQCDIPEIGEWVYGYDPRVCFIDDRYYVTWCNGYKGQPTIGVAWTTDFKTFHQVENAFLPFNRNGVLFPRKINGNFAMLSRPSDNGHTPFGDIYYSESPDLEFWGRHRHVMSPAPFEQSAWQCLKIGAGPIPIETSEGWLLFYHGVLRSCNGYVYAFGSALLDLDEPWKVKFRSGPYLLSPREPYECMGDVPNVCFPCAALHDPATGRVAVYYGCADTVTGLAFGYIPEIIEFTKRTSII; this is translated from the coding sequence ATGAGTGAATTGAAGATTGCGGGCAATCCGTTGCCCGGTATGCCGTGGGAGGAGCGTCCCGAAGGTTGTAAAAATGTAATGTGGAGATGTAGTGCGAATCCTATCATTCCCCGTGATTTGCTGCCTACATCCAATAGTATATTCAATAGTGCGGTAGTACCTTTCGGCGAAGGGTATGCCGGAGTGTTCCGTTGTGATGATACAAACCGCCGGATGGCGCTTCATGTGGGATTCAGCAAGGATGCCGTTCATTGGGACATCAATCCGGAGAAGTTGCAGTTCCAGTGTGATATCCCCGAGATAGGTGAATGGGTGTATGGTTATGACCCGCGTGTCTGCTTTATCGATGACCGTTACTATGTGACTTGGTGTAACGGATATAAGGGCCAGCCCACCATCGGCGTGGCATGGACTACGGATTTCAAGACGTTCCACCAGGTGGAGAATGCTTTCCTGCCTTTCAACCGTAATGGCGTGCTGTTCCCTCGCAAGATTAATGGTAATTTTGCCATGTTGAGCCGTCCCAGTGACAACGGGCATACTCCTTTCGGAGATATTTATTATAGCGAGTCGCCCGACTTGGAGTTTTGGGGACGCCATCGGCATGTCATGTCGCCTGCGCCTTTTGAACAGAGTGCATGGCAGTGCTTGAAAATAGGTGCCGGTCCTATTCCTATCGAAACCAGTGAAGGCTGGTTGTTGTTCTACCACGGTGTGCTTCGTTCCTGCAATGGTTATGTCTATGCCTTTGGATCGGCATTGCTTGATTTGGACGAGCCTTGGAAGGTGAAGTTCCGTTCGGGACCTTATCTCCTCTCTCCGCGTGAACCTTACGAATGTATGGGTGATGTGCCCAATGTATGCTTCCCTTGTGCGGCTTTGCATGATCCGGCAACGGGACGGGTAGCCGTTTATTATGGTTGTGCCGATACGGTGACCGGTCTGGCATTCGGTTATATTCCTGAAATTATAGAATTTACCAAGCGTACTTCTATTATTTAA
- a CDS encoding MFS transporter → MKTTETPTPSRRRSPIFWVPTAYFGMGLPFVVLNMVAVLMYKGLGVSDAKIAFWTSLIMLPWTLKPLWSPLLEMYRTKKFFVVLTQMVSGVTFGLIALSLHLPSFFAVTIALFAIVAFSGATHDVACDGVYMDELNAQEQAKYIGWQGAFYNVAKIIGTGLLVYLAGFLKDEYEGPAEDAVLYSWTVIMIILGVVMFALGIYHTRMLPSGKHAHSVTSFSQSMTELWNVIRNFFTKKHIVYYICFIILYRFAEGFVMKIVPLFLKAGRDVGGLGLTEQEIGIYYGTFGAAAFVLGSLLGGYYISARGLKKTLFSLCCVFNLPFMAYTLLAIFQPQSAPLIGGAIVLEYFGYGFGFVGLTLFMMQQVAAGPHQMAHYAFASGIMNLGVMLPGMMSGYVSDWLGYKLFFIFVLVATIPAFLMTWFVPFTHEDKK, encoded by the coding sequence ATGAAAACAACCGAAACCCCAACTCCGTCCAGACGCCGTAGTCCTATTTTCTGGGTTCCCACCGCTTATTTTGGTATGGGGCTCCCTTTTGTTGTCCTCAATATGGTAGCCGTACTGATGTACAAAGGTCTGGGAGTCAGTGATGCGAAAATAGCCTTCTGGACTTCCCTTATCATGCTTCCTTGGACACTGAAACCCCTTTGGAGTCCGTTGCTGGAGATGTACCGTACCAAGAAATTCTTTGTTGTCCTCACTCAGATGGTGTCGGGAGTTACTTTCGGGTTGATCGCTTTGTCGCTTCATCTTCCGTCTTTCTTTGCGGTCACTATTGCCTTGTTCGCTATTGTCGCTTTTAGCGGAGCAACGCACGATGTGGCCTGTGACGGAGTATATATGGACGAGTTGAATGCGCAGGAACAAGCTAAATATATAGGTTGGCAGGGAGCTTTTTATAATGTGGCGAAGATTATCGGTACAGGCTTGCTGGTCTATCTGGCCGGTTTTCTGAAAGATGAATACGAAGGGCCTGCAGAAGATGCGGTACTTTATTCCTGGACGGTCATTATGATTATCCTCGGAGTAGTGATGTTCGCCTTGGGAATTTATCATACCCGTATGTTACCTTCGGGCAAGCACGCCCATTCGGTCACCTCTTTTTCGCAGAGTATGACCGAGTTATGGAATGTCATCCGGAACTTCTTTACGAAAAAGCATATTGTTTACTACATTTGCTTTATTATTTTATATCGTTTTGCCGAAGGGTTTGTGATGAAAATTGTACCTTTGTTCCTGAAAGCCGGTCGTGATGTGGGTGGCTTGGGATTGACAGAACAGGAGATTGGTATTTATTATGGAACCTTCGGAGCGGCAGCTTTCGTACTCGGTTCATTGCTGGGTGGATATTATATTTCCGCACGTGGATTGAAAAAGACTTTGTTCTCCTTGTGTTGTGTGTTCAATCTGCCTTTTATGGCTTACACGCTGCTTGCCATTTTCCAACCGCAGAGTGCGCCCCTTATCGGAGGGGCCATTGTGCTGGAGTATTTCGGATATGGTTTCGGCTTTGTGGGGCTTACCTTGTTCATGATGCAGCAAGTGGCTGCCGGTCCTCATCAGATGGCGCATTATGCTTTTGCATCGGGTATCATGAATCTGGGTGTCATGTTGCCCGGTATGATGTCCGGATATGTCAGCGACTGGCTGGGCTATAAACTGTTTTTCATCTTTGTGCTGGTGGCTACCATTCCGGCCTTTCTGATGACCTGGTTTGTACCCTTCACACACGAAGACAAGAAATAG
- a CDS encoding SDR family NAD(P)-dependent oxidoreductase produces MYKSLNNKVALVTGAGTGIGRAIAQRLADEGANVLIVGRTETTLVETAAYSDKISYLAIDLESEDGIRTIIRTVGERYGRLDILVNNAGWAPVTPFATMKIDEYDKVFAINVRAVVMLTQACLPMIKAAKGNILNVTTTMTTNPIATMANYAASKAAVYTMTRAWAKELAKDGVRVNSLGVGPIETPIYGKTELSDEAAKAHKDMVTKSVPLGRMGQPEEVAAVVAFLTSDEASFVTGADYKVDGGVGA; encoded by the coding sequence ATGTATAAGTCATTGAACAACAAAGTCGCTCTTGTAACCGGAGCCGGGACGGGCATCGGAAGAGCTATTGCCCAACGTCTGGCCGATGAAGGTGCTAACGTATTGATTGTAGGCCGCACGGAAACGACACTTGTCGAAACGGCTGCTTACAGTGATAAAATCTCCTATCTTGCCATCGACCTCGAATCGGAAGACGGGATACGCACTATCATCCGTACTGTCGGAGAACGGTACGGTCGTCTCGACATTCTTGTCAATAATGCCGGATGGGCACCCGTCACCCCGTTTGCAACGATGAAAATCGACGAATACGACAAGGTATTCGCCATCAACGTGCGTGCCGTTGTCATGCTGACACAGGCCTGCCTGCCGATGATAAAGGCAGCAAAAGGCAATATCCTGAATGTCACGACAACTATGACAACCAATCCTATCGCGACGATGGCGAACTATGCCGCCTCGAAAGCTGCCGTCTATACCATGACACGTGCATGGGCGAAAGAGTTGGCAAAAGACGGCGTGCGTGTCAATTCACTCGGCGTGGGGCCCATCGAAACCCCTATTTACGGCAAGACCGAGCTTTCGGACGAGGCCGCGAAAGCCCACAAGGATATGGTAACGAAGAGCGTGCCTCTCGGTAGAATGGGACAGCCCGAAGAGGTTGCCGCCGTCGTCGCTTTCCTGACGAGCGACGAAGCCAGCTTCGTAACCGGAGCCGACTATAAAGTGGACGGTGGTGTAGGTGCATAA
- a CDS encoding aldo/keto reductase: protein MKNVRLSNGVMMPAIGFGVFQIPENETERAVNDAIEIGYRKFDTAAAYFNEEQLGNAIRQSGIKREEFFITTKLWVQDYEYDDALRAFDLSMKKLGLDYLDLYLMHKPYGNYYAAWRAMERLYKEGRIRAIGVTSFSNERLQDLFLHNEIKPVVNQLETHPFFQQQAANAFLQQEGIQHEAWAPFAEGQNDIFNHPTLKAIAEQHDKGVGAVILRWLNQRNIVVIPKSVHKERMIENFNILDFTLSKEEMDAIALLETGKSPIYDDMDLLTVKGIGLHKIHE from the coding sequence ATGAAAAATGTAAGATTAAGCAATGGAGTAATGATGCCTGCTATCGGGTTCGGTGTCTTTCAGATTCCTGAAAACGAAACGGAACGAGCCGTAAATGATGCTATCGAGATCGGTTATCGGAAATTCGATACGGCCGCTGCTTATTTCAACGAGGAACAGTTGGGAAATGCCATCCGGCAAAGCGGCATTAAACGAGAGGAGTTTTTCATAACCACCAAATTGTGGGTGCAGGACTACGAATACGACGATGCTCTGCGCGCTTTCGACCTCTCGATGAAAAAACTCGGGTTGGACTACCTCGACCTCTACTTGATGCACAAACCCTACGGGAATTACTATGCCGCATGGCGGGCGATGGAGCGGCTCTATAAAGAGGGACGCATCCGGGCTATCGGGGTTACGAGTTTCTCTAATGAACGCCTACAAGACCTTTTCTTGCATAACGAAATAAAACCCGTCGTAAACCAGCTTGAAACGCATCCGTTTTTCCAGCAGCAGGCTGCCAATGCTTTCTTACAGCAGGAAGGCATCCAGCACGAAGCATGGGCGCCTTTTGCCGAAGGGCAGAATGACATATTCAATCATCCTACATTGAAAGCGATAGCAGAGCAACACGATAAGGGGGTCGGAGCCGTGATTCTTCGCTGGCTGAACCAGCGCAACATCGTAGTTATCCCGAAATCCGTACATAAGGAACGGATGATCGAGAACTTCAATATTCTCGATTTTACGCTGTCCAAAGAGGAAATGGATGCCATCGCCCTGCTGGAGACAGGGAAAAGTCCTATCTACGATGACATGGATTTACTTACGGTAAAAGGTATCGGGTTGCACAAAATCCATGAATGA
- a CDS encoding aldo/keto reductase, with the protein MQTVKLNNSIEMPVLGYGVFQVSPEECERCVLDAIDAGYRLIDTAQAYYNEEGVGNAVARCGVSRDELFLTTKVWITNAGEEKATRSIDESLRKLRTDYIDLLLIHQPFSDYPGTWRAMEKAVKAGKVRAIGLSNFYPDRFVDMAECAEIKPAVNQLKTNVFSQQWDAEAEMKPYDTRIMAWAPLAQGDPDLLTNPILTALAERYNKTVQQVALRYLVQRGIIAIPKSTHIERMKQNLDVFDFTLTPEDMESIRPLDKPADFRWSHRNPELVKFLLNYDKQFNPNNK; encoded by the coding sequence ATGCAGACTGTAAAATTGAACAACAGCATCGAAATGCCGGTATTAGGATATGGTGTATTTCAAGTATCGCCCGAAGAGTGCGAGCGTTGCGTACTCGATGCCATCGACGCGGGTTATCGGTTGATAGACACGGCGCAGGCGTATTATAACGAAGAGGGCGTGGGTAATGCCGTCGCCAGATGCGGCGTGTCCCGTGATGAACTTTTTCTCACGACCAAAGTGTGGATTACCAATGCCGGAGAGGAAAAGGCAACCCGCAGCATCGACGAATCGCTCCGTAAGTTGCGCACCGATTACATCGACCTGCTGCTTATCCATCAGCCGTTTAGCGACTATCCGGGAACATGGCGGGCGATGGAGAAAGCGGTAAAGGCCGGAAAAGTCCGTGCCATTGGGCTATCGAATTTCTATCCCGACCGCTTCGTGGATATGGCCGAATGTGCCGAAATAAAACCTGCCGTAAACCAACTAAAAACCAATGTATTCAGTCAGCAGTGGGATGCTGAAGCTGAAATGAAGCCCTATGATACACGTATCATGGCTTGGGCCCCACTGGCACAAGGCGATCCCGACCTTCTGACCAATCCCATACTGACGGCTTTGGCCGAACGATACAATAAAACGGTACAGCAAGTCGCCCTGCGTTACTTGGTGCAACGCGGCATCATCGCCATCCCGAAAAGCACGCATATCGAGCGAATGAAACAAAATCTGGATGTATTCGATTTCACACTTACACCGGAAGATATGGAAAGTATCCGTCCGCTCGACAAACCTGCCGACTTCCGCTGGTCGCACCGTAATCCCGAACTCGTAAAATTCCTTCTGAATTACGACAAGCAATTTAACCCTAATAACAAATAA
- a CDS encoding NAD(P)H-dependent oxidoreductase, with protein sequence MKNVLIISGHTNLAASVANKTILETLNERLPEAEIVKLDELYPDFKIDVEAEQQKLLRADIIVLQFPLFWYSAPSILERWMEETFRHGFSHGSTGDKLKGKKLVLSFTTGAPEALYSHKGAMGYTIDEFLACYKATCRLTHMEYSGSVYTCGVSYGNRTTPELIEQQRNISVAHTERLIELLETL encoded by the coding sequence ATGAAAAATGTATTGATTATCAGCGGCCATACAAACCTTGCCGCATCTGTAGCCAATAAAACGATTCTCGAAACCCTGAACGAACGGCTGCCGGAAGCCGAAATCGTAAAGCTGGATGAACTCTATCCCGATTTCAAAATCGACGTGGAAGCCGAACAGCAGAAATTGCTCCGGGCAGACATCATCGTATTGCAGTTCCCCCTTTTCTGGTACTCCGCACCCTCCATATTGGAACGCTGGATGGAAGAGACTTTCCGTCACGGATTCTCGCACGGAAGTACCGGAGACAAACTCAAAGGCAAGAAACTCGTTCTCTCTTTCACAACGGGAGCACCCGAAGCATTGTATAGCCACAAGGGGGCGATGGGCTACACCATAGACGAATTTTTAGCTTGCTACAAAGCAACCTGCCGACTGACGCACATGGAGTATAGCGGCAGTGTTTATACCTGCGGCGTAAGTTACGGCAACCGTACCACACCGGAACTTATCGAGCAACAAAGAAATATATCAGTAGCGCACACCGAACGTCTTATCGAATTACTCGAAACGCTCTAA
- a CDS encoding Gfo/Idh/MocA family protein, with product MKRPNVLNLTCPAIPVVRIGFVGLGNRGILALERYMHLEGIEVKALCDLRKENIERAERILQESGRPKAENYSEEGMWRRMCECKEIDLVYICTDWLTHTEIAVYALQQGRHVALEVPAAMSVADCWRLVDTAEETRRHCMMLENCCYDAFALTTLNMVQQGVLGEITHAEGAYIHDLRKHYFADEKAGGYHNHWIKLYSQQHTGNPYPTHGLGPVCQWMNIHRGDRMEYLVSMSSRQAGLSAYAGQVFGASSEEAAQNYEMGDVNTTLIHTAKGRTILLQYDVTTPRPYSRHQTVCGTKGFMQKYPVPCLMLDKYGKEPLSGEQFERMMEQYKHPFTAVIGEEARRKNMPNEMNYIMDYRLIHCLRNGLPLDQDVYDAAEWSCITELSERSVRQGSVPVEIPDFTRGDWKKR from the coding sequence ATGAAACGACCCAACGTACTTAATTTAACCTGCCCTGCCATCCCCGTAGTTCGGATCGGTTTTGTCGGATTAGGAAACAGGGGCATTCTTGCACTCGAGAGATATATGCACCTGGAAGGCATTGAGGTGAAAGCGCTTTGTGATTTGCGGAAGGAAAACATAGAGCGTGCAGAGCGGATTTTGCAGGAGTCCGGCCGCCCCAAGGCTGAGAACTATTCAGAAGAGGGGATGTGGCGCAGGATGTGCGAATGTAAAGAGATAGATCTTGTTTATATTTGTACAGACTGGCTGACTCATACCGAGATTGCGGTTTATGCTTTGCAGCAGGGACGCCATGTCGCTTTGGAGGTTCCTGCCGCCATGAGTGTGGCCGATTGCTGGCGTTTGGTGGATACAGCCGAAGAAACCCGCCGTCACTGCATGATGCTGGAGAACTGTTGTTACGATGCATTTGCCCTGACTACATTGAACATGGTGCAGCAGGGGGTGTTGGGAGAGATCACTCATGCCGAGGGGGCATACATCCATGACTTGCGCAAGCATTATTTTGCAGATGAAAAAGCGGGTGGGTATCACAATCACTGGATAAAGCTTTACAGTCAGCAGCATACGGGGAATCCTTATCCTACTCACGGTTTGGGGCCTGTCTGCCAATGGATGAATATTCATCGGGGAGACCGTATGGAGTATCTGGTTTCCATGTCCTCGCGTCAGGCCGGTCTGTCTGCTTATGCCGGACAGGTGTTTGGCGCATCCTCCGAAGAAGCGGCACAGAATTATGAGATGGGGGATGTGAATACCACGCTGATTCATACCGCAAAAGGAAGAACTATCTTGTTGCAATATGATGTGACCACTCCTCGCCCGTACAGCCGCCATCAGACGGTGTGCGGCACGAAGGGATTCATGCAGAAATATCCCGTTCCCTGTCTTATGCTGGATAAATACGGAAAAGAGCCTTTGTCCGGCGAGCAGTTTGAGCGAATGATGGAGCAGTATAAACATCCTTTTACAGCTGTTATCGGAGAAGAGGCCCGGCGGAAGAATATGCCGAATGAAATGAATTATATCATGGACTATCGGCTTATTCATTGTTTGAGGAACGGTTTGCCGTTGGATCAGGATGTGTATGATGCCGCCGAATGGTCCTGCATTACGGAACTGAGCGAGCGTTCCGTGCGGCAGGGCAGTGTTCCGGTGGAGATTCCCGATTTCACACGAGGGGACTGGAAAAAGAGATAA
- a CDS encoding FecR family protein, which produces MKKEFSTNDHIHPDSGKDTHNQSSQENGTWNDHQLEQLFGEALGDTPTADETRKAWQTFIRRHRIRHQSIRRIMILGIAAAVIALALVFQPLLQPEQQEVEVFTSLEVPEEITFREEGKRIIVSTPPATITSVQLSDGSKVLLSANSRLEYQKEFTDTIRSVKLSGEARFEVAKDASHPFIVCTEQLQTRVLGTVFDVKAYPRYSPDVILYQGRVNVSHTKRRQSREMHPGEQISLDKQGKLQLKRVDTEKRKGWAENKFSFDNTDLRQVMQEIGSWYNISIVFRSRPLLDERIYFHINRQLPMNTVLDALNDLKIAQFTMKEGKIIVETPQDKKR; this is translated from the coding sequence ATGAAAAAGGAGTTTTCAACAAATGACCACATCCATCCGGACAGCGGAAAGGATACCCATAACCAAAGCTCCCAAGAAAACGGGACTTGGAATGACCATCAATTGGAACAGCTCTTCGGTGAAGCATTGGGGGATACTCCCACCGCGGACGAAACCCGGAAAGCCTGGCAGACATTCATCCGTCGTCACCGTATCAGACACCAATCTATCCGCCGGATAATGATACTAGGTATAGCCGCCGCTGTCATCGCCTTGGCACTTGTATTCCAGCCTTTACTGCAACCTGAGCAGCAGGAAGTGGAAGTCTTCACTTCACTGGAAGTTCCTGAGGAAATTACTTTTCGGGAAGAAGGGAAAAGGATAATTGTAAGCACCCCGCCCGCTACCATTACCTCCGTTCAATTAAGCGACGGAAGCAAGGTATTGCTCAGCGCAAACAGCCGTCTGGAGTATCAGAAAGAGTTTACAGATACCATTCGCAGTGTCAAACTAAGCGGAGAGGCCCGTTTTGAAGTAGCCAAAGACGCTTCCCACCCCTTTATAGTCTGCACCGAGCAACTACAAACACGAGTATTGGGAACGGTGTTCGATGTGAAAGCCTATCCCCGTTACTCGCCGGATGTCATCCTCTATCAAGGACGAGTGAATGTAAGTCATACCAAGCGCCGTCAAAGCCGGGAAATGCACCCGGGGGAACAAATATCCTTGGATAAACAAGGAAAACTCCAATTGAAAAGAGTCGATACGGAGAAGAGAAAAGGATGGGCGGAGAATAAATTTTCTTTTGACAATACCGACTTGAGGCAAGTCATGCAAGAAATAGGTTCATGGTATAACATCAGCATCGTATTCCGTTCACGTCCGTTGCTGGACGAACGCATCTATTTCCATATCAACCGCCAACTCCCGATGAATACCGTACTGGATGCGCTGAATGATTTGAAAATCGCACAGTTCACCATGAAAGAAGGAAAAATAATAGTGGAAACACCACAAGACAAGAAACGATAA